One part of the Candidatus Diapherotrites archaeon genome encodes these proteins:
- a CDS encoding 2Fe-2S iron-sulfur cluster-binding protein, which translates to MRRKEGITNMARLKTKKRKSTLIPKGKPSPRKTIFPRKQKKYIQKKKNIPLKKRKPLINPRKTNRSPPKRIPKHVFPSTWFVRVSRYNPHMDFGPRTHEYAISPKEGESVAELLLRLKHTQDGSLTFRSNCGHASCGSCGMRVNGRPVLGCVIKVGDHIDQNGSIRIDPLTPERVIKDLVCDEKEFFHQLTQVNSHLVPRKQMDIRRYRMSPDEIRQLGDAHQCTLCGICHASAEVWKTGGLSPAAFVKAHQYAVDARDGDATRVAIIKKHLPVPYSLEKADECPRTLHPGQKIKWFMDTIPNEKQG; encoded by the coding sequence ATGCGCCGGAAGGAAGGCATTACTAATATGGCCCGACTTAAAACAAAGAAACGGAAATCAACGCTTATTCCAAAAGGCAAACCCTCTCCGAGGAAAACTATTTTCCCTCGAAAACAGAAAAAATATATTCAAAAGAAAAAAAATATCCCATTGAAAAAAAGGAAACCTCTAATTAACCCCCGGAAAACCAATCGATCTCCCCCAAAAAGAATCCCCAAACACGTATTCCCTTCCACCTGGTTCGTGCGGGTCAGCCGATATAATCCTCACATGGATTTCGGTCCCCGCACGCATGAGTATGCCATCTCCCCAAAAGAGGGGGAGAGTGTCGCGGAACTCCTTCTGCGACTCAAACACACCCAGGATGGAAGTTTGACCTTTCGCTCAAACTGTGGACACGCCAGTTGTGGTTCCTGCGGGATGCGAGTGAATGGCCGCCCCGTCTTAGGATGCGTCATCAAAGTAGGGGATCATATCGATCAAAACGGGAGCATCCGCATCGACCCCCTGACCCCGGAGAGGGTAATCAAGGATTTAGTGTGCGACGAGAAAGAGTTCTTCCACCAACTAACTCAAGTAAATTCCCACCTCGTCCCTCGAAAACAAATGGATATTCGCCGCTACAGAATGTCTCCAGATGAAATAAGACAATTGGGGGACGCCCATCAATGTACCCTATGCGGGATATGCCACGCCTCCGCCGAAGTTTGGAAAACAGGGGGTTTGAGTCCGGCCGCATTCGTCAAGGCGCATCAGTATGCCGTGGATGCGCGGGATGGGGATGCCACGCGCGTGGCCATCATCAAAAAACACCTGCCGGTGCCCTACTCGTTGGAAAAGGCCGATGAGTGCCCGCGCACCCTACACCCGGGGCAGAAGATTAAATGGTTTATGGACACCATTCCGAATGAAAAGCAGGGATGA
- a CDS encoding FAD-binding protein: MPSISHDILIIGAGIAGQRAAIEARQQNMDVGIVSKVHPVRAHVADASDGINAAMGPQDDWKKHFNDTVYGGDFLGDQDAIEIMCQEAPARVKELESSWGLAFSRTQKGEMARRVLGGHQKPRTHYAEDRTGHLLLHLLHDQLMKTHPTMYTDYFCVGLVVEENGCQGAILLDIQKGKLIEAHARAVMLATGGSGRIFSPTTNTNASTGDGLALAFNAGLPLEDMEFVQFHPTGMHGKGYVIPEAACGEGAHLLNAKGERFMKRYAPTALERAPRDIIARAIAKEIMSKRGVGPQNDHVLLDARPMGEKAISAHLPETIHMVKTHLNIDGTQEHIPVSPAAHLTMGGIPIDLQTRVVTDARNTILPHLYAAGETACAGVHGANGLGGNTVLESLVFGRIAGLRMSHQVRTRKSSLKPHDSIHLERARERINRFLTTSHGFKSYDVQEKLSQLMTQTCGIYRSNASLSRGMRGWEKIRTQIEQLHVDDKSPVYNTDLLAALETHHLVSISEAILASALARTESRGTHTRIDYPRRDNAKWLKHTLATKKGKGVALTYKSVVIKGYAPEGRHY, encoded by the coding sequence ATGCCCTCCATCTCCCACGACATCCTCATCATTGGCGCAGGGATCGCCGGACAACGGGCGGCGATCGAGGCACGCCAGCAGAACATGGACGTGGGAATCGTTTCCAAGGTCCACCCGGTGCGCGCTCATGTAGCGGACGCAAGTGATGGTATCAATGCGGCGATGGGGCCACAGGATGATTGGAAAAAGCATTTCAATGACACCGTTTATGGGGGCGATTTTCTCGGGGACCAGGACGCCATCGAAATAATGTGCCAAGAGGCCCCCGCCCGAGTGAAGGAACTGGAATCTTCTTGGGGGCTCGCGTTTTCACGCACCCAAAAAGGAGAGATGGCCCGACGCGTCCTTGGGGGGCATCAAAAACCTCGCACTCATTACGCGGAGGATCGCACGGGGCACCTGCTCCTGCACCTCTTGCATGATCAACTCATGAAGACCCATCCTACGATGTACACGGATTATTTTTGTGTGGGTTTGGTTGTAGAAGAAAATGGTTGCCAAGGAGCCATTCTCCTGGACATTCAAAAAGGGAAACTCATCGAGGCCCATGCCCGCGCGGTGATGCTGGCCACCGGAGGATCGGGAAGGATTTTTTCTCCCACCACAAATACGAATGCCAGCACAGGGGATGGGCTCGCATTGGCCTTCAACGCGGGATTGCCATTGGAAGACATGGAGTTTGTCCAATTCCACCCCACCGGGATGCATGGAAAAGGATATGTTATCCCGGAGGCGGCCTGCGGAGAAGGGGCGCACCTGCTCAATGCGAAAGGCGAACGCTTCATGAAGCGGTATGCCCCCACTGCCCTGGAACGGGCGCCCCGGGATATTATCGCCCGGGCGATTGCCAAGGAAATAATGAGCAAAAGGGGAGTGGGTCCCCAAAATGATCATGTATTATTGGACGCACGGCCAATGGGAGAAAAAGCCATTTCAGCGCATCTTCCTGAAACCATCCACATGGTCAAAACCCATTTGAATATCGATGGCACGCAAGAACATATTCCCGTTTCCCCCGCGGCGCACCTCACTATGGGGGGTATTCCCATCGACCTGCAAACCCGCGTCGTGACGGATGCCCGTAACACAATTCTCCCCCATCTGTATGCGGCCGGGGAAACGGCCTGCGCGGGCGTGCATGGGGCCAATGGATTGGGAGGAAACACGGTGCTGGAAAGCCTGGTATTCGGCCGCATCGCAGGTTTGCGAATGAGTCACCAGGTGCGCACCCGCAAATCTTCACTCAAGCCCCATGATTCCATCCACCTGGAACGCGCGCGGGAAAGGATTAACCGGTTTTTGACCACGTCCCATGGATTCAAATCCTATGACGTTCAGGAAAAATTGTCCCAATTAATGACCCAAACCTGCGGGATCTACCGGAGTAACGCGTCTCTCTCCCGGGGGATGCGGGGCTGGGAGAAGATTCGCACGCAGATTGAACAATTACACGTGGACGACAAATCCCCTGTGTACAACACCGATCTCCTCGCGGCTCTCGAGACTCATCATTTGGTTTCCATCTCCGAAGCCATATTGGCCAGCGCCCTCGCCCGCACCGAGAGCCGAGGCACGCATACTCGTATCGATTATCCCCGGAGGGACAATGCCAAATGGTTGAAACACACCCTCGCGACCAAAAAAGGGAAGGGCGTGGCGCTAACCTATAAGAGCGTGGTGATCAAAGGCTATGCGCCGGAAGGAAGGCATTACTAA
- a CDS encoding glycosyltransferase — translation MRIAIFTDSFWPQINGVTTSILNMVRVLSRQGHSFLIYAPKPAGEVKTFPSIKHVEVVWLPARPLPTYPDYLIAYSFSHEAEKKFKDFNPEIVHIHTPFFVADQGIKLAQRNKIPVIGTFHTLVSEFLEYVPLPLLKDNPIMKQLTWTYTQRFYGRCDLISTPTQVLADELIFHGFSKVRVLSNGIDYHLFASTKATPPKKTKNLVYFGRISFEKRIDVAIEVLKLLREKDPAFILNLIGAGPAETSLKRKAFDLGLGKHVHFIGPKSGKALATAVKRNHVLLAPSPMETQGLYILEAMAAGLPIVGCAMRAIPVALGKNERGLLFANGDARDAAEKVVKIMEHPPLRKKLVTNAKKWVKRYSQEAIAREWLRMYQEMVSQQP, via the coding sequence ATGCGCATCGCCATATTCACCGACTCCTTCTGGCCCCAAATCAATGGGGTCACCACGAGCATCCTCAACATGGTCCGTGTCCTCTCACGGCAGGGGCATTCTTTCCTCATCTATGCTCCCAAGCCGGCGGGTGAGGTGAAAACATTTCCATCCATTAAACACGTGGAAGTGGTTTGGTTGCCCGCGCGACCATTGCCCACCTATCCAGATTACCTCATCGCTTATTCTTTTTCCCACGAGGCCGAAAAAAAATTCAAAGATTTTAATCCGGAAATAGTGCACATCCACACCCCTTTTTTTGTGGCCGATCAGGGGATCAAACTCGCCCAACGAAACAAGATTCCCGTCATCGGGACATTTCACACCCTCGTATCTGAGTTCCTGGAATACGTGCCCCTCCCCCTCCTCAAGGATAATCCCATCATGAAGCAACTCACTTGGACTTACACCCAGCGCTTCTATGGCCGGTGCGATCTCATTTCAACCCCCACTCAGGTGTTGGCGGATGAATTGATTTTCCATGGGTTTTCAAAGGTGCGGGTGCTCAGCAATGGCATCGATTACCATCTATTCGCCTCGACTAAAGCCACCCCTCCCAAGAAGACTAAAAACCTGGTTTATTTCGGAAGAATTTCATTTGAAAAGCGAATCGATGTGGCCATCGAGGTGCTTAAACTATTGCGCGAAAAAGATCCCGCTTTTATTCTGAATCTCATTGGGGCTGGACCGGCCGAGACATCCCTGAAACGGAAAGCATTCGACTTGGGATTAGGGAAACATGTGCATTTCATTGGACCAAAATCCGGGAAAGCATTGGCGACCGCGGTGAAGCGAAATCATGTCCTCCTCGCCCCCTCCCCCATGGAGACGCAAGGATTGTACATTCTTGAAGCAATGGCCGCCGGCCTTCCCATCGTGGGATGCGCCATGCGGGCTATCCCTGTGGCTCTGGGGAAAAACGAGCGGGGACTATTGTTTGCCAATGGGGATGCTCGGGATGCCGCGGAGAAAGTGGTAAAAATAATGGAACATCCCCCCCTGCGGAAAAAACTGGTTACTAACGCCAAAAAATGGGTGAAGCGCTACAGCCAGGAGGCCATCGCCAGGGAATGGCTCCGCATGTATCAGGAAATGGTTTCCCAACAGCCTTAA
- a CDS encoding glycosyltransferase: protein MVAPQPIALSIVVCTLNEEKNIATCLNSLRDQDFQGNYEIIVADGNSEDKTVALARPLADKVVVEKNRSIAYERQAGAGVAEGNIIAFTDADSRAPRDWARKICETFQKNPSVSMIYGPVFYSDVSKQEQFLSTFFMPKFLRVMSFLRMHNPIGSNIAIRREVFEKIGGFNTAYITCEDLDLGKRARHHGDLHYDQFLHHFVSARRVKKWGYLRYVGFHLFNGVRYHLTGRASQKYEDVRD from the coding sequence ATGGTTGCTCCTCAACCCATTGCCCTTTCCATCGTCGTATGCACTCTCAATGAGGAGAAGAACATCGCGACTTGTCTTAATTCCCTGCGCGACCAGGATTTCCAAGGGAATTATGAAATTATCGTGGCGGACGGGAATTCCGAGGATAAAACAGTAGCATTGGCACGTCCTCTGGCGGACAAGGTGGTCGTGGAAAAAAATCGCAGCATCGCATATGAGCGCCAGGCCGGCGCGGGGGTGGCGGAAGGGAACATCATCGCTTTCACCGATGCGGATTCGCGCGCCCCGAGGGATTGGGCCAGGAAGATATGTGAGACATTCCAAAAAAATCCATCCGTCTCCATGATCTACGGCCCCGTGTTTTATTCCGATGTGTCCAAACAGGAACAATTCCTCTCCACTTTCTTCATGCCCAAATTCCTGCGGGTCATGAGCTTCCTGCGCATGCACAACCCCATCGGAAGCAACATCGCCATCCGCCGGGAAGTATTCGAGAAAATCGGGGGATTCAACACCGCCTACATCACGTGCGAGGACCTGGATCTGGGTAAGCGCGCCCGACACCACGGGGATCTGCACTATGACCAATTTCTCCACCATTTCGTCTCGGCCCGACGCGTGAAGAAATGGGGATACCTGCGCTACGTTGGATTCCACCTCTTCAATGGGGTGCGGTACCACCTCACCGGAAGAGCCTCGCAGAAATACGAGGACGTGCGGGATTGA